Proteins encoded together in one Cellulomonas gilvus ATCC 13127 window:
- a CDS encoding chemotaxis protein CheA, which yields MDEIDEIVREFLVESHENLDQLDSDLVALEETPDSRALLSSVFRTIHTIKGTSGFLAFSRLERVAHVGENLLVDLRDGRRSMDQPTTDVLLLMVDTVRELLGAIERTGGEGDVDVEPAVAALVRVQAGEPAAPAAPEAAAPAAPPAEPEVPTAPEEAAAPAEAVAPEEVAVPAEVPAEPAAPAAQPVAEVPAPAAPAAPAAVLPSQRPDPTPLDETGTLRGAADSSIRVDVELLDQLMRQVGELVLARNRISRLANSAQDVDLSRGAQQLNLIASELQEGVMRTRMQPIEHVWSKMPRVVRDLAALCGREVRLEMVGGDTELDRSLLEAVKDPLTHLVRNAVDHGIEPPEARVAAGKPAQGLLELRASHAGGQVAVEVRDDGRGIDPEVVGAKAIAKGLRTAEQVAAMSPNDLLQLLFLPGFSTAEKVTNVSGRGVGMDVVRTRIEAIGGTVDVESTIGAGTVWRLRIPLTLAIMPSLSVECAGDLYALPQVHVVELVALDTQRSDSGVEYVHAAPVYRLRGELLPLVSLAGVLGVAADDDRPAVIAVVQADQHRFGMLVDRVLTTEEIVVTPLAARLKAIGIYSGATVLGDGRVALILDVQAIARRAITRDSELAARAAAAAESATVRAEVEQVLVAGIGGSRRVAMPLASVARLEHVRAEQVELVGGREVVQYRGTILPLVRLDRLLGTYARESDELLLVVYTRGSRSVGLVVEEIVDIVEDEVGKHSSIDDAGLTGSTVLGDKVTELLDVRSAILAADRDFYTDPVPADVFAGLDELVGATR from the coding sequence ATGGACGAGATCGACGAGATCGTCCGCGAGTTCCTGGTCGAGAGTCACGAGAACCTCGACCAGCTCGACAGCGACCTGGTCGCGCTCGAGGAGACTCCGGACTCGCGGGCGCTGCTGAGCAGCGTGTTCCGCACGATCCACACCATCAAGGGAACCAGCGGGTTCCTCGCGTTCTCGCGCCTCGAGCGCGTGGCGCACGTCGGCGAGAACCTGCTCGTCGACCTGCGTGACGGACGTCGGTCGATGGACCAGCCGACGACCGACGTGCTGCTGCTCATGGTCGACACCGTGCGCGAGCTGCTCGGTGCGATCGAGCGCACGGGTGGCGAGGGCGACGTCGACGTCGAGCCCGCCGTCGCGGCGCTCGTCCGCGTGCAGGCCGGAGAGCCGGCGGCCCCCGCCGCGCCCGAGGCCGCCGCACCCGCGGCGCCGCCCGCCGAGCCCGAGGTCCCCACCGCACCCGAGGAGGCCGCCGCACCCGCGGAGGCCGTCGCGCCCGAGGAGGTCGCCGTGCCCGCCGAGGTCCCCGCCGAGCCCGCCGCACCTGCGGCGCAGCCCGTCGCCGAGGTGCCCGCGCCGGCTGCGCCCGCCGCACCCGCGGCCGTGCTGCCGTCGCAGCGCCCCGACCCGACCCCGCTGGACGAGACGGGCACGCTCCGCGGCGCCGCGGACTCCTCGATCCGCGTGGACGTCGAGCTGCTCGACCAGCTCATGCGCCAGGTCGGCGAGCTGGTGCTCGCGCGCAACCGGATCAGCCGGCTGGCCAACTCGGCGCAGGACGTGGACCTGAGCCGCGGTGCGCAGCAGCTCAACCTGATCGCCTCCGAGCTGCAGGAGGGCGTCATGCGCACGCGCATGCAGCCCATCGAGCACGTGTGGTCCAAGATGCCCCGCGTCGTGCGGGACCTGGCGGCCCTGTGCGGCCGTGAGGTCCGCCTCGAGATGGTCGGTGGCGACACCGAGCTCGACCGCAGCCTCCTGGAGGCCGTCAAGGACCCGCTGACGCACCTGGTGCGCAACGCGGTCGACCACGGCATCGAGCCCCCCGAGGCCCGTGTGGCCGCGGGCAAGCCCGCGCAGGGCCTGCTCGAGCTGCGTGCGTCGCACGCGGGCGGTCAGGTCGCGGTCGAGGTGCGCGACGACGGCCGGGGCATCGACCCCGAGGTCGTCGGCGCCAAGGCGATCGCCAAGGGTCTGCGCACGGCCGAGCAGGTCGCGGCCATGAGCCCGAACGACCTGCTGCAGCTGCTGTTCCTGCCGGGCTTCTCGACCGCGGAGAAGGTCACCAACGTCTCGGGCCGCGGTGTCGGCATGGACGTGGTGCGCACGCGCATCGAGGCCATCGGCGGGACCGTCGACGTCGAGTCGACGATCGGCGCGGGCACCGTGTGGCGTCTGCGCATCCCCCTGACGCTCGCGATCATGCCGTCGCTGTCGGTCGAGTGCGCAGGTGACCTGTACGCGCTGCCGCAGGTGCACGTCGTCGAGCTCGTCGCGCTGGACACGCAGCGCTCGGACTCGGGCGTCGAGTACGTGCACGCCGCGCCCGTCTACCGGCTCCGCGGCGAGCTGCTGCCCCTGGTCTCCCTCGCGGGCGTCCTGGGGGTCGCGGCCGACGACGACCGTCCGGCCGTCATCGCGGTGGTCCAGGCCGACCAGCACCGGTTCGGCATGCTGGTGGACCGCGTGCTCACCACGGAGGAGATCGTGGTGACGCCGCTCGCGGCGCGCCTCAAGGCGATCGGCATCTACTCGGGCGCCACGGTGCTCGGGGACGGCCGCGTCGCGCTCATCCTCGACGTGCAGGCGATCGCCCGCCGCGCCATCACGCGCGACAGCGAGCTCGCGGCCCGTGCCGCGGCCGCGGCGGAGTCCGCGACCGTGCGGGCCGAGGTCGAGCAGGTCCTGGTGGCCGGCATCGGCGGCAGCCGCCGCGTGGCGATGCCGCTCGCGTCCGTGGCGCGCCTCGAGCACGTCCGGGCCGAGCAGGTCGAGCTGGTCGGCGGCCGCGAGGTCGTGCAGTACCGCGGCACGATCCTGCCGCTGGTGCGCCTGGACCGGCTGCTGGGCACGTACGCCCGCGAGTCCGACGAGCTGCTGCTCGTGGTCTACACGCGCGGCTCGCGCTCGGTCGGGCTGGTCGTCGAGGAGATCGTCGACATCGTCGAGGACGAGGTCGGCAAGCACTCCTCGATCGACGACGCGGGCCTGACGGGCTCGACGGTCCTGGGCGACAAGGTCACCGAGCTGCTCGACGTGCGCTCGGCGATCCTCGCGGCGGACCGCGACTTCTACACCGACCCCGTGCCGGCGGACGTGTTCGCCGGTCTCGACGAGCTCGTGGGAGCGACCCGATGA
- a CDS encoding chemotaxis protein CheW, which yields MSSYVTFTVEDGLYGVDVQRVQEALRAHARTRVPLAPEGVAGLVNLRGQVVLTVDLRPRLGLGPVGDDVQQMMVVVQVGGETVSILVDEIGDVVDVAPDRVEAPPDTLDPAIRPLIKAACTLDDRLLLVLDVDEAAAA from the coding sequence ATGAGCAGCTACGTGACGTTCACGGTGGAGGACGGCCTGTACGGCGTCGACGTCCAGCGCGTGCAGGAGGCGCTGCGTGCGCACGCCCGCACGCGCGTCCCGCTCGCGCCCGAGGGCGTCGCGGGCCTGGTCAACCTGCGCGGTCAGGTGGTCCTCACGGTGGACCTGCGCCCGCGCCTCGGGCTCGGCCCGGTCGGTGACGACGTCCAGCAGATGATGGTCGTGGTCCAGGTCGGCGGCGAGACCGTCAGCATCCTCGTCGACGAGATCGGCGACGTCGTCGACGTCGCACCGGACCGCGTCGAGGCGCCGCCGGACACGCTCGACCCCGCGATCCGTCCGCTCATCAAGGCCGCCTGCACGCTCGACGACCGGCTGCTGCTGGTCCTCGACGTCGACGAGGCCGCGGCTGCCTGA
- a CDS encoding methyl-accepting chemotaxis protein, translating into MSTSPAQPAPARRGRWFADRGIQTKIFSVFALLGVVAVACGVYALSALDQSRNDLQTVASIQESIADVRSMVHQNQLKGRMIIANIAASDHADEKETWTQKLVENDAELNPQIEAYTATEAGSSETWQKFLADYDAFLKVRDEQLVPAAQSLDLELYSQVRDEVAQPLITTYADDLDAVAAEITAYVQGVADAANDRTSRAFTVLAVSLTVALLASLALGYTITRRIRKSIAQVQGSLEAMARGDFTQPAVVDSADELGRMAQALTTAQGAVRETLSGVVETAQTVAAAAEELSAASEQVGSAQDETSAQAGVVAAAAEQVSRNVQAVAAGAEQMGASIREIAQNATEAAKVASSATGVAAQANDTVSRLGTSSAEIGNVVKLITTIAEQTNLLALNATIEAARAGEAGKGFAVVAGEVKELANETAKATEDIARRVEAIQQDTTGAVAAIGEIGSIIASINDYQLTIASAVEEQTATTNEMSRGVAEAATGSGEIAVNITGVATASATSSDVVGQMGASVAELARMSADLRTRVAAFTY; encoded by the coding sequence ATGAGCACCAGCCCCGCTCAGCCCGCACCGGCCCGCCGCGGCCGCTGGTTCGCCGACCGCGGCATCCAGACCAAGATCTTCTCCGTCTTCGCGCTGCTCGGCGTCGTCGCCGTCGCGTGCGGCGTCTACGCGCTCTCGGCGCTCGACCAGTCGCGCAACGACCTGCAGACGGTCGCGAGCATCCAGGAGTCCATCGCGGACGTCCGCTCGATGGTGCACCAGAACCAGCTCAAGGGCCGGATGATCATCGCGAACATCGCGGCGTCCGACCACGCTGATGAGAAGGAGACCTGGACGCAGAAGCTCGTCGAGAACGACGCCGAGCTGAACCCCCAGATCGAGGCGTACACCGCGACCGAGGCGGGCTCGTCGGAGACGTGGCAGAAGTTCCTGGCGGACTACGACGCGTTCCTGAAGGTGCGCGACGAGCAGCTGGTGCCGGCCGCGCAGTCGCTCGACCTGGAGCTCTACTCGCAGGTCCGTGACGAGGTCGCGCAGCCGCTCATCACCACGTACGCCGACGACCTGGACGCCGTCGCGGCGGAGATCACCGCATATGTCCAGGGCGTCGCGGACGCGGCGAACGACCGCACGTCGCGTGCGTTCACGGTCCTCGCGGTGAGCCTCACGGTCGCGCTGCTGGCCTCGCTCGCCCTCGGGTACACGATCACGCGCCGCATCCGGAAGTCGATCGCGCAGGTCCAGGGATCGCTCGAGGCGATGGCGCGCGGCGACTTCACGCAGCCCGCCGTGGTCGACAGCGCCGACGAGCTGGGCCGCATGGCGCAGGCGCTCACCACCGCGCAGGGTGCGGTGCGCGAGACGCTCTCGGGCGTCGTCGAGACCGCGCAGACCGTCGCCGCGGCCGCCGAGGAGCTCTCGGCCGCCTCGGAGCAGGTCGGTTCGGCGCAGGACGAGACCTCGGCGCAGGCCGGTGTGGTCGCGGCCGCCGCCGAGCAGGTGTCCCGCAACGTGCAGGCCGTCGCGGCCGGCGCCGAGCAGATGGGCGCCTCGATCCGCGAGATCGCGCAGAACGCCACCGAGGCCGCCAAGGTCGCGTCGTCGGCCACGGGTGTCGCGGCGCAGGCCAACGACACCGTGTCCCGCCTGGGCACGTCGTCGGCGGAGATCGGCAACGTGGTCAAGCTCATCACGACGATCGCGGAGCAGACCAACCTGCTGGCGCTCAACGCGACGATCGAGGCCGCACGCGCCGGTGAGGCGGGCAAGGGCTTCGCGGTCGTCGCCGGTGAGGTCAAGGAGCTCGCCAACGAGACCGCCAAGGCGACCGAGGACATCGCGCGCCGCGTCGAAGCGATCCAGCAGGACACCACCGGGGCGGTCGCGGCGATCGGCGAGATCGGCTCGATCATCGCGTCGATCAACGACTACCAGCTGACCATCGCCTCGGCGGTGGAGGAGCAGACGGCCACCACCAACGAGATGTCCCGCGGCGTCGCCGAGGCCGCGACCGGCTCGGGCGAGATCGCCGTCAACATCACCGGCGTCGCCACGGCCAGCGCGACCAGCTCCGACGTCGTCGGGCAGATGGGTGCGTCCGTCGCGGAGCTCGCCCGGATGTCGGCCGACCTGCGCACGCGCGTCGCCGCCTTCACGTACTGA
- the chvE gene encoding multiple monosaccharide ABC transporter substrate-binding protein, producing MTSTATRRSLALGLAALTVLTVSACGDSGGDDAAPDTLLVGVAMPTTTSDRWIADGENLEAQLTSLGYQVDLEYAEDDVQTQVDQIGAMLDAGASALVVGAIDGTALKQVLGRAGDAGVPVISYDRLIRDSDDVAFYASFDNAKVGVLQGTSLLQGLGVLDASGEKTGAKGPFQVELFAGSTDDNNAKVFYDGAMSVLQPYLDAGVLEVPSGQTDFETIATAGWKGEVAAERMATLLEPYQGGVTLDGVLSPYDGISRAILDTVASGLPDAPAPQVTGQDAELDSAKLIAKGEQLSTIYKDTRQLAEVTVVMVNAALAGADPEVNDVTSYDNGAGVVPAYLLAPQLVTKDNYRAVLVDGGYYSAKELG from the coding sequence ATGACCAGCACAGCCACCCGCCGGAGCCTCGCGCTCGGTCTCGCGGCCCTCACGGTGCTCACCGTGAGCGCCTGCGGGGACAGCGGCGGCGACGACGCAGCACCGGACACCCTCCTGGTGGGCGTCGCGATGCCGACGACGACCTCCGACCGGTGGATCGCCGACGGTGAGAACCTCGAGGCCCAGCTCACCTCGCTGGGCTACCAGGTGGACCTGGAGTACGCCGAGGACGACGTGCAGACGCAGGTCGACCAGATCGGCGCGATGCTCGACGCGGGTGCCTCGGCGCTCGTCGTCGGTGCCATCGACGGCACCGCGCTCAAGCAGGTGCTCGGCCGGGCCGGGGACGCGGGTGTGCCCGTCATCTCCTACGACCGCCTGATCCGGGACTCGGACGACGTCGCGTTCTACGCGTCGTTCGACAACGCGAAGGTCGGGGTGCTGCAGGGCACGTCGCTGCTGCAGGGCCTGGGCGTGCTCGACGCGTCGGGTGAGAAGACCGGTGCGAAGGGTCCGTTCCAGGTCGAGCTGTTCGCCGGCTCGACGGACGACAACAACGCCAAGGTCTTCTACGACGGCGCGATGTCGGTGCTGCAGCCCTACCTGGACGCGGGCGTGCTCGAGGTGCCCTCGGGTCAGACGGACTTCGAGACGATCGCGACGGCCGGCTGGAAGGGCGAGGTCGCGGCCGAGCGCATGGCCACGCTGCTCGAGCCGTACCAGGGCGGCGTCACGCTCGACGGCGTGCTCTCGCCGTACGACGGCATCTCGCGCGCGATCCTCGACACGGTCGCCTCGGGCCTGCCCGACGCGCCGGCCCCGCAGGTCACGGGCCAGGACGCCGAGCTCGACTCGGCCAAGCTCATCGCCAAGGGCGAGCAGCTCTCGACCATCTACAAGGACACGCGCCAGCTGGCCGAGGTCACGGTGGTCATGGTCAACGCCGCGCTCGCCGGTGCGGACCCCGAGGTCAACGACGTCACGTCGTACGACAACGGTGCGGGCGTGGTCCCGGCCTACCTCCTGGCCCCGCAGCTCGTCACCAAGGACAACTACCGCGCCGTGCTGGTCGACGGCGGCTACTACTCCGCGAAGGAGCTCGGCTGA
- a CDS encoding methyl-accepting chemotaxis protein — protein MSEKPARRRAAWFWDRPIGVKFTVVLLVLGGSFALVGGAGGVALSRAADDLEQMSQLNTQLQRAFTNLQSEQQRSHLLVRRALAADPAARAQLLTSSEWIDDDAAAQIAVIATFPSADTPQWRDFLTRWEAWQTYRDATLLPLVEAGDAAAFEAAVAANAAADPDWAGRALELASAQTDAQVVAIQESGQADARRMIVVLALTFVVAVLLAVTLAVATIRRISRSVRSVAVTLDAMATGDLTQGVEVAEQDEVGRMAASLASAQESLRTTFGEVARTAQDVAESAERLAGSNAQVSDAAGETSAQAGVVAAAAEQVSRNVQAVAAGAEQMGASIREIAQNATEAAKVASTATGVAAAANDTVSRLGTSSAEIGNVVKLITTIAEQTNLLALNATIEAARAGEAGKGFAVVAGEVKELANETAKATEDIARRVEAIQHDTSGAVDSIGQISGIIASINDYQMTIASAVEEQTATTNEMSRGVAEAATGSGEIAVNITGVATAADRSSHVLSGVSGQVDELAVLSGALRDRVAKFTF, from the coding sequence ATGAGCGAGAAGCCTGCACGTCGGCGTGCAGCCTGGTTCTGGGACCGGCCCATCGGCGTGAAGTTCACCGTCGTGCTGCTGGTGCTCGGCGGCAGCTTCGCCCTGGTGGGCGGGGCGGGCGGCGTGGCGCTGTCGCGCGCGGCCGACGACCTCGAGCAGATGTCGCAGCTCAACACGCAGCTGCAGCGCGCGTTCACCAACCTGCAGTCGGAGCAGCAGCGCAGCCACCTCCTGGTGCGTCGCGCGCTCGCCGCGGACCCCGCGGCCCGCGCGCAGCTGCTGACCTCCTCGGAGTGGATCGACGACGACGCCGCGGCGCAGATCGCCGTGATCGCGACGTTCCCGTCGGCGGACACGCCGCAGTGGCGGGACTTCCTCACGCGGTGGGAGGCGTGGCAGACCTACCGCGACGCGACGCTGCTCCCGCTCGTCGAGGCCGGTGACGCCGCGGCGTTCGAGGCCGCGGTGGCGGCCAACGCGGCCGCGGACCCGGACTGGGCGGGCCGTGCGCTCGAGCTCGCGTCGGCGCAGACCGATGCGCAGGTCGTCGCGATCCAGGAGAGCGGCCAGGCCGACGCGCGGCGCATGATCGTCGTGCTCGCGCTGACGTTCGTCGTCGCGGTGCTGCTCGCGGTCACGCTCGCCGTGGCCACGATCCGCCGCATCTCGCGCTCGGTGCGGTCGGTCGCCGTCACGCTCGACGCGATGGCGACGGGCGACCTGACGCAGGGCGTCGAGGTCGCCGAGCAGGACGAGGTGGGCCGCATGGCCGCGTCGCTGGCGTCCGCGCAGGAGAGCCTGCGCACGACGTTCGGCGAGGTCGCGCGTACCGCGCAGGACGTCGCCGAGTCCGCCGAGCGGCTCGCCGGCTCCAACGCGCAGGTCTCGGACGCCGCGGGGGAGACCTCGGCGCAGGCCGGTGTGGTCGCGGCCGCCGCGGAGCAGGTGTCCCGCAACGTGCAGGCCGTCGCGGCCGGTGCCGAGCAGATGGGCGCCTCGATCCGGGAGATCGCGCAGAACGCGACCGAGGCCGCCAAGGTCGCCTCGACCGCGACGGGCGTGGCCGCGGCCGCGAACGACACGGTCTCGCGCCTGGGCACGTCCTCGGCGGAGATCGGCAACGTCGTCAAGCTCATCACGACGATCGCCGAGCAGACCAACCTGCTGGCCCTCAACGCGACGATCGAGGCCGCACGCGCCGGTGAGGCCGGCAAGGGCTTCGCGGTCGTCGCCGGTGAGGTCAAGGAGCTCGCCAACGAGACCGCCAAGGCGACCGAGGACATCGCGCGCCGCGTCGAGGCCATCCAGCACGACACGTCGGGTGCGGTCGACTCGATCGGCCAGATCTCCGGGATCATCGCGTCGATCAACGACTACCAGATGACCATCGCGTCGGCGGTCGAGGAGCAGACGGCCACCACGAACGAGATGTCGCGGGGCGTGGCCGAGGCCGCGACCGGCTCGGGCGAGATCGCCGTCAACATCACCGGTGTGGCCACGGCCGCCGACCGCTCGTCGCACGTGCTCTCGGGCGTGAGCGGCCAGGTCGACGAGCTGGCCGTCCTGTCGGGCGCGCTGCGCGACCGCGTCGCGAAGTTCACGTTCTGA